The sequence ATAGACATGCGACCAGCGACTTCAGACATTGGTGCTAATAGTGGCAAGCGACCCATATTATCTGTTACAGTCTCATAGGCTACGCAGACAGCTTTGCTCTTGATTAGCTCTTCCGTTTGTGGAAAATCTGGTGCAAGGTGTAAATAGGTAAATAATATTTGCCCTTCACGAAGCATAGCTCGCTCGACAGCTTGAGGTTCTTTAACCTTTACAATCATCTCTGCTTTCGCGAAAACGTCAGCAGCAGTAGGAAGAATGGATGCGCCTACAGCGATGTAATCATCGTCTGAAAAACCGATACCAGTACCGGCATTGGTTTCAACAAAAACTTGGTGACTATGTGAGATTAGTTCTCTCACGCTAGCTGGGGTCATACCAACGCGGTATTCGTGGTTCTTGATTTCCTTAGGTACGCCAATGATCATCCTGACTCCTTATTATATTATGGTTGTTTTATCTATGTGTAGGGTAATTCTGTCGAATTAATATCTAGTATAGATAGGTTCAGGTAGAATTTGATACCGAATATTAAAAAGTTGTAGTATATTTTTTTGCAAGGAAGTAATAAGGTGGAATAAAAAATGGCAGACAATTATAAGAAGCCGTCCAAGGAACTAGATCGTATTGACCGCAACATTCTTAATGAGTTGCAAAAAGACGGTCGTATCTCAAACGTTGAACTCTCAAAACGAGTAGGACTTTCTCCCACTCCATGTCTTGAGCGTGTTCGTCGTTTAGAACGTCAAGGTTACATTACTGGGTACACAGCATTGCTGAACCCACAGTACCTTGATGCTTCACTTTTAGTGTTTGTTGAAATTACTTTGAACCGTGGTGCGCCAGATGTGTTCGAACAATTCAACACCGCTGTGCAGAAACTGGATGACATC is a genomic window of Vibrio sp. FE10 containing:
- the lrp gene encoding leucine-responsive transcriptional regulator Lrp produces the protein MADNYKKPSKELDRIDRNILNELQKDGRISNVELSKRVGLSPTPCLERVRRLERQGYITGYTALLNPQYLDASLLVFVEITLNRGAPDVFEQFNTAVQKLDDIQECHLVSGDFDYLLKTRVSDMGAYRKLLGDTLLRLPGVNDTRTYVVMEEVKQTNQLVIKTR